DNA from Actinoplanes sp. SE50/110:
CCAGGTCGGCGGCGTCGTCCTTGGAGTGCTCGGAGGAGTAGCCGCTGGGCAGCGAGACGCCGGTGACCCGGTCCGGGCCGAGGGCGTCGACGGCGATCGCGGCGACCACGGCGGAGTCGATGCCGCCGGAGAGACCGAGGATCACCGAGCGGAAGCCGTTCTTGTCGACGTAATCCCGGAGACCGAGGACGAGAGCGGACCAGATCTCGGCGGAGTCCTCGAGGCGATCCTTGGCGGGGGCCGTCCGGCGGTCGCGGAGCATGGCCGGCTCGCCGGTGATCGTCGTCCGACTTACCGCCATGGTGTCGCTCACCTCGGTTTCCACCCGGGGCTTCGCCGCGTCGGTGGAACCCTCCGGATTCGGCTCGGCGTCCGCCTCCGGCAGATCGAGGTCGTGGACGAGCAGTTCCTCGCTGAACTGCCCGGCCCGCGCCAGCAGCTCGCCGTCCGGTCCGACGATCATCGAGTCACCGTCGAAGACCAGCTCGTCCTGACCGCCGACCAGATTGACGTACGCGACGGTGGCGCCCGCCTCGGCCGCCCGCCGCTGCACCAGCGGGAGGCGGACGTCGTCCTTGTTCAACTCGTACGGCGAGGCGTTGATGGTGACGACCAGCCCCACACCGGCCCGGCGCGCCGCGGTGAACGGGCCGCCGGCCTGCCAGATGTCCTCGCAGACGGTGAGCGCGATGTCGATCCGGTTGAGGCGCACCACGGTCAGCGTGTCACCGGGCTCGAAATACCGGTCCTCGTCGAAGACGCCGTAGTTCGGCAGATGGTGCTTGAAGTAGGTCGCGACCACCTCGCCGCGGTGCAGCAGCGCGGACGCGTCGCGGCGCCCGGTCCCCGGCGTGGCGTCCGAGCTGATCCGGGCCGGCCCGTCGGCGTCCACATAACCCACCACCACCGCCAGCTCGCCCAGCCCGTCGGCGGCCAGCTCCGCGGCCAGCTCGCCCAGCGCCCGTCGGGACGCCTCGACGAACGAGTTGCGGAACACCAGATCCTCGATCGGATAGCCGGTCAACATCATCTCCGGGAAGGCCACCAGGTGCGCGCCGGCCTCCGCGGCGGCCCGTGACCAGCGGCGGACCGCGGCCGCGTTACCGGCCAGGTCGCCGACCGTCGAATTCACCTGAGCGAGGGCGATGCGCAGCGTGGGCATGCGCCTCATTCTTCCCCAGCGGAGGCGTCCCGGAGTTCGACCCGGGCCGACGTCACAGGGCAAGGTCAGCGTAGTCTCGGCTCGACGGGTTGACAGCGGGGCGAGGGGTGGACGTGGACCGACAGCAGGAGTTCGTGCTTCGCACGCTCGAGGAGCGCGACATCCGTTTTGTCCGTCTCTGGTTCACCGATGTCCTCGGCACGCTGAAAAGCGTGTCGGTGGCCCCGGCCGAGCTGGAGTCCGCCTTCGAAGAGGGCATCGGCATCGACGGCTCCGCCATCGAGGGCTTCGCCCGGGTGTTCGAGTCCGACATGGTCGCCATGCCCGACCCGACCACCTTCCAGGTCTTCCCGTTCGAGGGCGGCGGCAGCGGCGAGAGCGCCCGGATGTTCTGCGACATCCTGCTGCCCGACGGCAACCCCGCCTGGGCCGACCCGCGCCACGTGCTGCGCCGCGCCCTGGCCCGGGCGGCCGAGAAGGGCTTCACCTTCTACACCCACCCCGAGGTCGAGTTCTTCCTCATCCAGGACCAGGACAACGACGGCTCGGTGCCGATCCCGGTCGACACCGGCGGCTACTTCGACCACACCACCCACGCGGTGGCCCGCGACTTCCGCCGCCAAGCGGTGCTCGCCCTGGAACGGATCGGCATCTCCGTCGAGTTCAGCCACCACGAGGTCGCCCCCGGCCAGCAGGAGATCGACCTGCGGTACGCGGATGCGCTGACCACCGCGGACAACATCATGACGTTCCGGCACGTGGTCAAGGAGGTGGCGCTCTCCCAGGGGGTGAAAGCCACCTTCATGCCGAAGCCGTACACCGACCAGCCCGGCTCGGGGATGCACACCCACCTGTCGCTGTTCGAGGGCGAGCGCAACGCGTTCTACGACAGCGAGGACCCGCAGAAGCTGTCCAAGACGGCGCGCGCGTTCATCGCCGGCCTGCTGGTGCACGCCCGGGAGTACACCGCGGTCACCAACCAGTGGGTCAACTCGTACAAGCGGCTGTTCCCGATGCAGCTGCCCGACCGGATCACCGAGTCGCCGGCGTTCGTCAGCTGGGGCCACCTCAACCGGTCCGCCCTGGTCCGGGTGCCGGCCTTCGGCAAACCCAACTCGGCCCGGGTCGAGGTCCGCTCGCTCGACTCGGCGACCAACCCGTACCTGGCCTTCGCGGTCATGCTCGGGGCCGGTCTCAAGGGCATCGAAGAGGGTTACGAGCTGCCCGCCGGCGCCGAGGACGACG
Protein-coding regions in this window:
- a CDS encoding NAD+ synthase, whose product is MRRMPTLRIALAQVNSTVGDLAGNAAAVRRWSRAAAEAGAHLVAFPEMMLTGYPIEDLVFRNSFVEASRRALGELAAELAADGLGELAVVVGYVDADGPARISSDATPGTGRRDASALLHRGEVVATYFKHHLPNYGVFDEDRYFEPGDTLTVVRLNRIDIALTVCEDIWQAGGPFTAARRAGVGLVVTINASPYELNKDDVRLPLVQRRAAEAGATVAYVNLVGGQDELVFDGDSMIVGPDGELLARAGQFSEELLVHDLDLPEADAEPNPEGSTDAAKPRVETEVSDTMAVSRTTITGEPAMLRDRRTAPAKDRLEDSAEIWSALVLGLRDYVDKNGFRSVILGLSGGIDSAVVAAIAVDALGPDRVTGVSLPSGYSSEHSKDDAADLAGRTGLKYRVEPIQPMVDAFLANMSLSGVAVENLQARVRGVILMALSNSDGHLVLTTGNKSELAVGYSTLYGDSVGGFNPLKDVPKTMVWQLARWRNTQADAPIPENSISKPPSAELRPDQKDSDSLPDYEVLDPIIKGYVDHDLGRAELIAAGNDPALVDRVLRMVDLAEYKRRQAAPGTKISGKAFGRDRRLPITNRFREGQVL
- the glnA gene encoding type I glutamate--ammonia ligase, with translation MDRQQEFVLRTLEERDIRFVRLWFTDVLGTLKSVSVAPAELESAFEEGIGIDGSAIEGFARVFESDMVAMPDPTTFQVFPFEGGGSGESARMFCDILLPDGNPAWADPRHVLRRALARAAEKGFTFYTHPEVEFFLIQDQDNDGSVPIPVDTGGYFDHTTHAVARDFRRQAVLALERIGISVEFSHHEVAPGQQEIDLRYADALTTADNIMTFRHVVKEVALSQGVKATFMPKPYTDQPGSGMHTHLSLFEGERNAFYDSEDPQKLSKTARAFIAGLLVHAREYTAVTNQWVNSYKRLFPMQLPDRITESPAFVSWGHLNRSALVRVPAFGKPNSARVEVRSLDSATNPYLAFAVMLGAGLKGIEEGYELPAGAEDDVWSLSPAERRAAGYEALPENLSEAIDVMAGSELVAEVLGEHVFDFFLRNKRAEWEQFRREVTPYERQRYLGAL